The Pithys albifrons albifrons isolate INPA30051 chromosome 5, PitAlb_v1, whole genome shotgun sequence genomic interval AAACATGTGCAGTTATGAGACATTCATTAAGACTGTCATCATTCTCTGAAGATCTTTTGAAGTTTCCTCCACAATTTTAAATGGAGAAATGATTTGGTTTCTCTTGTATGTCATTTCAAATGACAAACTGCTACAATCGTGATTTGCGTCTGTACAAACTGGAACGTCTATAAAAAAAGTGCATGccatttactaaaaaaaaaatcaatccaaCTCACCTGGAGTAATTTACAGCAAATATTGACATGTGTTTAGGACACATTCAAGCACCAAGATTTTGTGTCCTGTCTAGCCAAATTGCAATCAGTTACAGCCAAATTACGTGATCAATTCCAATACCAAAGAACATAGTGACCTGATTCAAGACACATTTCTTGCTAATACTGCTACTTCCAGTATTCCCTGAGCCTTAAGCCAGTAAACATTCATAAAGGAGTACTTAGTATATAAATTTCCATGCATCTTAGGCCCAGCATCCTGGATTGTGTTATTTCATTGTAAATACTTGAGAGTATAAAGAGGAATTTTACCATTAGAAACTTCAAGGCTTCTGTAGAACTTCAGTTTACGTGCAGTTGTGGCAGATACTCCCCTTTGAATGAACCTGTGCTCTCCTATATGCCTTACTCTGATTCTTTAtctgcttgtttgcttttcctcctttacCTAAatacaagattaaaaaaaaacctcacttttaacattttttttaaatatacattgTGTTCAGGCCCCACACTTGTCCACACCAATATATAACTACTCCAAGTCAATACTTGCTCTTGTGTCCTGTTGTAAACACCACAGGTATGCAAAGTGAATCACAAAATTGGTTCTTAATATATAATTCACCCTGTTGGACAGAGTATTATATCTACATTCATTTATCTATTGCACCTTTTAATGCTATTCACACTTCATTTTTATACGACAATGCTAAAAACATGACGTTAACAACTGAACTGTTGAATCTCTAACACCTCAAGTTTACCTGTACAGAAGGAAACCAttgatttgtcttttttttttttgagtcagGAAGATAAAAACTCACTTTCAGAACAAGGAGATAAAACCTAATGTTTTCTTAAGATATGTAGGTAGGTATCTTTTCTTACATCTACCTTTCTGTGGCATGAATCTTAAAAAATAGCACCCCAAATGGCTTCCATCTTCACTATGTGTCATCCCTTTTCAGACTTTTGATAAGAGTCAATTTACTTTGGTGCGATTGCACAgttaactgcttttttttcatttacaattCTGCCTCAATACTTTGCATATCCAGTTTACGTCTAATTCACTCTtatgaagtaaaataaacagctgAACTGCTCTTCTAAATGCGTATCTACatattctctctctccttcctgtaCTTATTTTGTTGacagctgtatttaaaaaaataacctgtAAGGTTATGGTGACATGAGTTTATACTGGTTGGAATTGCTTACTTTTCAAAACTTCAAGCATAGTTAAAATACTCTTAGCTGacacagctgccccagcactgaggcTCCTCTACAGTCACATGAACATGTGTTCCCATATGAGACTTAGAGGGTGAGCTTAGAGCTCTCTATGCTTTGATTCTGTTAATGCATATGATTGGATTAGTAACCTTTGAAgcatatctttaaaaatataaataggaAATACAACTTTTGGTAGTAAACAGATGAaagattttggttttcagtAAACAAAATTATATCAGGTCTGTTTCTACTTTCCCATCCAtcccagttaaaaaaaaaaaaaagtactctTGTCACATTGGTTTGGCATTGTCTGTTAAACCTGTTCTCTATTGCACTTTCTACACTTCCACCACTTTCACTATACTTGCTGACTAGTTGCGAAACTACTTCACGAACAGTCACATTCCATACAGTAGTAACAAGTTGCTTTGCTGAATCCATTATCCTTgtaaggttttggtttttgtatgggtttttttcgttgtttttcttttaactgaaaaaatgcACAGTCATTTCTACTTTCTTGTAGCATTTGTAGTGTAGCAAACACTACACCTTACTCCGCAAGGAAGAAACAATGCTGTCTCTGTCAAACTGGCATGACCTCAGATGTTGTTCCTTCCGCTGCCGGCTGACAGTTTGTACCTGTCTGTGCTACTGGCACCACCACTGTGTCCTTGACGTCCGAGGTTTGTgtgcacaaggagtttttcTCCTCCAGTTTTTTGATGGTGTCTGGGCAGTTCTGAACAAAGATCACTCTGTTGTAGGCTTTCAACCTGCGCCACAGCTGGACGTAAACCTTACACTGCACATACATGAAGACCAGGCCTCCCGTGAATCCAATGGCCACTACGACGAGTTTTGTCCAAAATGGCCATTCCAGGACACCTTTGAATAGAAAGTGTATATTTATTACCACCGTTACTGAGTATCAAGCACTGAGTTTCAGTCAAATATTTTGAAGCCATTTGCTAAGAATTCCCAGGTATGTGCATCCTATTGGGGCAGTTGTGGCTCAAGTAGAAAACAGAAGGGGTTTCCTGTTCCATAGGCCAGTCAAGAAACTGTCTCCCATTTCTAAGTGATTTCACCACAACTTGGTCAAATAGGAAATGCAAGGTTACTCTCACAAAGTAAACATAATGCTCAGTACAGTTAAAACCAAAACTTTTTATTGTTCTTCAGTACAATTCCCATATTCAATAGCTTGCTTATGCTAAAATACAAGTATGAAAACTGAGATAACTGGATACATAGAAATAATATCTAGTAATAGTATTGCATATCTTcaactggggtttttttcagtcatgCTTAGAAGCATGACACTGTTCAGGCTACCTGGAACACCAGCATTTACAATACTATTACCTGATCCTAGCTTCATCCAGAAGTCAGGGtattgtaaaaaataaaagtagtgGTAAGGGCTCTTCTTTCCTGCAACACCTGCCTTAACTGACctctttttcctgctgtctgtGCAAACCCTCTGAACACACCTTTGTTAGAAAGCAGACCTTACATTTCTATGtactaaaaaaattaacaggTTTTGGCTTATCTGTTCTTACTTTTCTGATTGCATTGAACAATCATGGtgatatttacagaaaaatacatggCTGCTAACACAGAAAAGATGAAGATGAGAGTATTTGAACTTGATTATGatatgaataattttaaaataatttgttttggcCTAAGTGTGGTCTTAAGACTGCAATGGGCTTCTCATTAATTCATAGCACTTCATCTGCTTTTTTCAACCTCAGCCATTCAGGAGCTTAATGTAAAGGAACATCTGTCAGCCTTCTCATTACACATTGCCTCATTGTATTTAAAGATTAAATGCTATACGCAAAAGTCAGACCTCTGGATCAGTGCTCTTACACTGTCAGCTGGAACAGCCTGAGTAGGTTTGTAGGTCCTACGTGGAAGGACTTTTCCTCACTCACTGTAGTATTCACGGTGGATTGCAGATGCTGCATTCTACTAATGGTGATATACTACAACAATTTGGTGATGTTTGTGAGTTTTACACAAATTCTACACCTGAAAGAATTTTTTGCAGGAAATCTGTATTCCTTTGGGACCCAGCAGAAGAGCTTCAGTGAGGAGCCAGTATCCCCTTTACTCTTACGCACATAGGAATTGGGCTTTTAATTAAACACACAAACAGGGATCAGGAGAATAACAATTATTGCAAAGCACACAAAATGTTTAAAGTAGCTGTAGTATTCTCTGTCATAGTACTTAGAAAAGGCAATAATGTTTTAAGTGATGGTGCTAGCCAATTACTATGTTTAGtttgctgaaaaatgaaagcataCCAGACCACATAAATCTCTTTTTATCTCCTTAAAGTGAACTTGCCAGTGACAAATCCTTTTATATTTGCCAAACTTGTTCACAAGAAGTTTTGATTCCCTACCACTGTTGCcgtaattttttaaatatattttaaaagtgccCTTTCCATAGACAGACCAATGTCGGGTATAGCAGTTAAAAGGTTTGTATCATACACCTccatcaggaggaaaaaaaccccaatccttTAAATCTACAGAATATTAACAAACAGTACTAGTCTTATTCcaagttttcagtttttctccttttcaatatttataaagtattttttctccAGTCCTAACTCTTTTTCCCAGCAATTCCCATTTAGAGAATGGAGAAGAAATCAAACTACACAGATGTTTCTTCCTACTCTCCTCAAATACATGTTTGCTTTTGTAAAAGTACTCGTCCCTGGAACAATCAAATTTAGGAGCAAAAGGGTTCTCTTCACAAACACTTATTTTTGCATGTTGTAAATAACTCCAAGGCATCTCTTTGTccaatttttaatgtaaaaaatcaGCCACTGTATTTAGCAAACACTGACTTCTATACAAATCATAAATactttttgttattcttttgCACTGtgtataacaacaaaaattcATGTTAGCTGTTTTGTTATTGAAATTCAGCTAATCCACAGAAATAGTTTCCCCCTTGTAATAAATAGGGTGATGTAGTTGTAGTCAGAAGTTCAAAGCCATTCCTATTACTGTCCTCCAGGCCAGGTTTTTTGAGATAAAAAACAGGGTTACCCAATTTCAAAGGAATGCAAAACAAGACTGTAGTATATATTCATCTGTAACTTACTGAGGCTTGTTATGTATTTTCCCCTCATAGGCAAGAAGGACAAGCATTAGGagtattataaaatatttatctaaCTAGCAAGGCACAAATCTccacttgttttgttttccatgttaACTTCAGAATATAGCACAAAGCTAGAGATCTTTATTCCCCTACTGTGCTTAAAGTCAATTCAGATCAAAACTCAAAAGTTTTTTTATCATCATGATCACATTTAAGACCAACTAGACTTCAAATAGAAAACATTAGCTTGGTTTAGGATATATTTTTCACATATGCTAAGTATGGCCCAAAAAGAAACCTACTTAAATTTAACATGCATTTTGTTACACCTGTCCAATTGGGTTTTCAATATCTCCATAGATGGAGACTCCACGACCtctctgttccagtgtttaacCAGCCTCACAATGAACACATCTGGAACAAGGACATTCACAGTGAAAATCTATTTGAAAAGATGCAGGAATAGCTCTCCATGCTACTTAAGTTCCACATGAAGGACTAACACAACTGGAACACAGTCTCTTGGAAGTTCTCATTAGGAGGCTTGTTAATGAAAAGGCTCTATCATGTTTTATTTGATATCAAGGTTCAAGTGagtaatataaataaattgCTATTTTAATGACCTGAACTTGCATTGAGCTGTTTGAACTTGACTCATCTCTTTGCCTGAGCCTTAGAAATATCCACATAATAGGAGATTAACCTAGGAAGAACCAGCAGCTCAGTTAAGCTGTTGTAATGATCACACAAAGTAGAGTTCTCTCTGCAGGGGCATAACATAAGCTTTAAATGCTGATGCATTCAGAACTTCTGCAGTAAAGCATTTGATGTAAGCTGTGAGCTGTTATTTAAGAATGGAATGTGACTGGTTCCATAGCTGCCTTTCAAAGCCAGCCACTGCATTGTCAGCAATGCCGAAGAAGGTAAAAGATACTTACCGTTATCATTGCCTTGTTTAATTTCTTCAGCGGTTCTGTCAATTAAAACATACAATGACCAAACAACACAGGTGATTGCAATTACATGGAATGTGACTGAACACactattttcctcctttcactTGTTGTCATCTGTAGTTTctcccactggaaaaaaaaaaaaaaggatagtTGAAAATATCATACTTGTAAAGTTTTACAATAAACTGATTAGGCCATTTTGGCTTTTTCTACCAAAACTCCAAGcagtaataaaaattaacaaattattttattttggtaacACGCATTACAGGAGTATGTGCATTGTCACtgtaaaatctcattttcacaGATTCACAGGAATGAAGAGTTCTGTTTCTGCCTGTTTGTGAATGATATCTTAAGTAATTTCATTGGAGTAAAGCCATAACATGttaaaaaacaggtaaaaagatgaatatttattttaaatctgcaCTTCTGGtgatgagagaagaaaaagccgAAATATTAGTTTGTGGTACTTATTAAAATTAGAGTAGCATGGTTATGTAACAGTCTCCccataaaataaaagcacaggAAATGTTACTACATTGAGGATTAAATTCAATAAACTTGAAAAGATGATTATGTGGAAATGATTGTACATGATAGCACTCAAACAGCCTCAGTAATGCAAGAAGGATCTTCCAGGCATATGTTTCCGAGTTATGGCACTAAATCCTACATTAGGTTAAGGCTATTTTAAGATGAAATAGGCTATTTCCCTGCATTTGAAAATGCAACTCTTGAGGCgatttttttctaatcttcCTTGTGAAGACACAATTTTTTTAGCacttctgcaaaacaaaacctcaacGAAAACATTTATCTTTGAAAACAGATGAAAGAATATCACATTTAAAAGCGAAACGCCCCATTTCTGATGCATAATCTTGGAGTCGGTCACTAGCACCTGAGAAAGGAAAGCGGTAGAAAGCACAGGGCGCGATTGCCACCTCCCTGTGGCTCTGCGAACAGCAGGCGGAGCTGCTCTCTGAGCGCCCAGCCTTGGCAGCTTAAGGCTGGGACAGAAACCCTGGCCACGGCAGAGCACTCAGGTGGCATATATTTACTTCAAAGACATaagcttggttttgttttccttgtttagGTTTCTgtattgttttggggtttgatggctgttttctttggggtgggtttgttggttgtttttttttttttttgggggggggtgttatttaattctttttcctgGGAAGTAATAAATTTCCCTAAATTCTTTATGGCTAGGGTTGGAGATGCCATGTAAGCTAGATACTTAGCCTTTCACCTGAACCAATATGGCCATTCTACTCTGAACACTTTGCTGTCAGGTTGTGTTTCAAAGGAGCACCACTGCAGTAAAAGCAAAGGGGAGGGGGGTGGTCAATGACATGTCACCAAAAGGAACACCTCTGGGAGAGACTTCTTCTTGACACTGGTTTTACAGCAGGACATACCAGGACAAACAAATTTCAGTCTTTAATGGCAGTTAAAGCTTGCATGTGTCTGAGCTGTTGCCTCAAAACATGATCTCTAGAACATTTTCTAGCCCTTGCCAAAATTTTATGGATCATAGgatattttgagttggaagagacctttaaagatcatccagtccaaacCCTCTGTATTGAGCAGGTACATATTCaattagaccaggttgctcagagcaccATTCAACCTGACCTTAATGGTTCCTGGGATGgggcacctccctgggcaattTGTTctagtgtttcaccaccctcattaTAAAACGTTTCTTCCTAAATGTAGTCTAGatctagcttttttttttgtttaaaataatttccccttgtcctgttgaaACAACCCTGCTCTATCTTTCTTATAGGCCCCATTTACGTACTGGAAGGTTGCAATAAGGTCTTGGAGCcgtctcttttccaggctgaacaacccctactctctcagcctttcctcagagGAGAcgtgctccagccctctgatgaTTTCTTGTGGCCTGCTTCTGAACTCATTCCAACATGTCTTGGGGACACCAGAGCTGGATGCACCACTCCACAAGAGAAGactagaggggcagaatcacctcccctAACCTGTTGATCACACTGAATGAACACAACACTTAAATAACTGCTTAGAAAATACTTCCTGAGTAATATACAAAGAGTTGGAGCTATCGGTATATTTCTTGGCTGAGACATCATTTCAGTTTCTGATACATCTACTTAGGAGTACAAACTTTCTGGGTTTTGTATGGCAGTTTGGAAAaatgggagattttttttttaaagtaataaacCCCCAACATTTAATAGTCATTGTAGTTCATGTATTCAGTGGCCAGGTCAGACAGTCTGAGGCATTATTATCACAGTCTTGTATCATTACAGTCACAAGACTCCATGCCTGCCTGCCCCGGTATTCCATCCATACATGCATTAAGAAATAAGCTGGATAGCAGGAGACTGGGAGAGGCCACTGTGGCATAGGTGGTTATGGAACTGGAAGACTGTGCAGAGTACCTCCTACTCCTAGTTTGGGgtacaagaaaggaaaaaggtcCAAGGAGAGACTGTCTCCTACAGACAGACAACCAGGAGCATTTTACAGCTCTTAGTGTatcccagagctgtgctttggttttgtcCTGTCCTAGCTGCAGTCCCAGTTCTCTTAACTACAGTCATGATGGACTGAA includes:
- the MARCHF1 gene encoding E3 ubiquitin-protein ligase MARCHF1 isoform X4, with the protein product MNSRNSYFNFLIMWQSSKISAMYFMDKDSKLSNLFQQASSPTTGTAHRSQSRLSVCPSTQDICRICHCEGDDESPLITPCRCTGTLRFVHQACLHQWIKSSDTRCCELCKYDFIMETKLKPLRKWEKLQMTTSERRKIVCSVTFHVIAITCVVWSLYVLIDRTAEEIKQGNDNGVLEWPFWTKLVVVAIGFTGGLVFMYVQCKVYVQLWRRLKAYNRVIFVQNCPDTIKKLEEKNSLCTQTSDVKDTVVVPVAQTGTNCQPAAEGTTSEVMPV